One Bdellovibrionales bacterium DNA segment encodes these proteins:
- a CDS encoding DUF1150 family protein, whose protein sequence is MLRAEEHNVSRDELAHFGRETLAYIKPFTVKGRKFYIICSAEGSPIGIVTDRDLAFAAIRQNDMDPVSVH, encoded by the coding sequence ATGTTGAGAGCAGAAGAACATAACGTTTCGCGTGATGAACTGGCTCATTTTGGCAGGGAGACGCTTGCGTATATCAAGCCGTTCACCGTCAAAGGGCGCAAGTTTTATATTATCTGCTCGGCAGAAGGCTCACCGATTGGGATCGTGACGGACAGAGATTTGGCTTTTGCTGCCATCCGTCAAAACGATATGGATCCCGTGAGCGTGCATTAG
- a CDS encoding Crp/Fnr family transcriptional regulator: MPNALLPTLSLLAALQKERGIALVEYALTDASDILPFEDQALLTHKELVLAQKNNLDFWVLLPERFFESFAERNNATFRKELSHDALIEWYLFNLEQPIYQLALGHLANHAGFSPSQTSAFIHFLASLRYLSQLRDSGLSIYHKAEILPVDVNRMKNMALSCLSRERLFMGLADEKLRLWMDEARAPSAATIGKMDQVLRKIRDGYSKGVVAENPMSAWLSLFNDEIAQRYESFMMTLSRLTNENKGGDTGYNRGVSLESDIEQQWDVIQAHPLFRGLSEVALRNVLKGAKLIDVDKNTVLFAQGDPISRFIIVLEGWARSYKTSADGQESVLQILGRKDCMMDHALMTASLAPFTLKTFTKGRILSLSLSTLTDHLSRNRELSQNLLLASTTRLQRLVSHFEQITLRTAEQRVGWFLVNLYLETGLEGEPLKLPFDKALIASYLNIKPETFSRVLKQFKQRGFLIDKHQITMPESHALCEYCDPDMALRCCRAEAANCAPIQAARRARGEV; encoded by the coding sequence TTGCCAAACGCCTTGCTCCCTACCCTGTCCTTGCTGGCCGCTCTTCAAAAAGAGCGCGGCATAGCCCTTGTTGAATATGCGCTCACGGATGCGAGTGATATTCTGCCCTTTGAGGATCAGGCCCTCCTTACGCATAAGGAGCTTGTCCTTGCGCAAAAGAACAATCTTGATTTTTGGGTTCTGTTGCCAGAGCGCTTTTTTGAAAGCTTTGCCGAGCGTAATAATGCCACGTTTCGTAAGGAACTTTCGCATGACGCTCTCATCGAATGGTATCTCTTCAATTTAGAGCAGCCCATCTACCAACTGGCCTTAGGTCATCTGGCCAATCATGCTGGTTTTAGTCCCTCTCAGACCAGTGCTTTTATCCATTTTTTGGCCTCGCTTCGGTATTTAAGCCAATTACGCGACAGTGGCCTTTCCATCTATCACAAGGCCGAGATCCTGCCTGTTGATGTCAACCGGATGAAGAATATGGCTCTCTCCTGCCTGTCACGAGAGCGCCTTTTTATGGGTCTTGCCGACGAAAAACTAAGGCTTTGGATGGACGAAGCCCGTGCTCCATCCGCGGCCACCATCGGAAAAATGGATCAGGTTCTTCGGAAAATCAGGGATGGTTATAGCAAAGGGGTTGTGGCGGAAAACCCGATGTCAGCATGGCTGTCCTTATTCAACGACGAGATCGCGCAACGCTATGAATCTTTCATGATGACCCTTTCCCGTCTGACCAATGAAAACAAAGGCGGCGATACAGGCTATAATAGGGGCGTCTCGCTTGAGAGCGACATAGAACAACAATGGGACGTTATTCAAGCGCACCCCCTCTTCCGTGGTCTTTCCGAGGTCGCTCTGCGCAATGTTTTGAAAGGGGCAAAACTTATTGATGTCGATAAAAATACGGTTCTCTTTGCGCAAGGCGATCCGATTTCCCGTTTTATCATTGTTCTTGAGGGTTGGGCGCGTAGCTATAAAACAAGCGCCGACGGACAGGAATCTGTCTTGCAGATTTTGGGAAGAAAAGACTGCATGATGGATCATGCTCTTATGACGGCTTCTTTGGCCCCCTTCACCCTTAAAACTTTTACAAAAGGGCGCATCCTCTCTCTTTCCCTTTCGACGCTGACCGATCATCTTTCGCGCAATCGCGAATTATCGCAAAATCTTTTGCTGGCCTCAACGACACGACTGCAAAGATTGGTCAGTCACTTTGAGCAGATAACGCTTCGCACAGCCGAGCAACGCGTCGGCTGGTTTCTGGTCAACCTCTATCTGGAAACGGGGTTAGAGGGAGAACCCCTTAAACTGCCTTTTGATAAGGCGTTGATCGCGTCCTATTTGAACATAAAGCCTGAAACGTTCTCACGCGTTTTAAAGCAATTTAAACAGCGTGGGTTTCTCATCGATAAACACCAAATTACGATGCCAGAATCGCATGCCTTATGCGAATACTGCGATCCGGACATGGCCTTGCGTTGTTGCCGCGCCGAGGCCGCCAATTGCGCCCCTATCCAAGCGGCGCGTCGGGCACGGGGAGAGGTATAA
- a CDS encoding SCP2 sterol-binding domain-containing protein: MKKRSFPLPLAKMALMAAPPLLVARTTEIVVQRIRRRHPKLFANLARLSEAVVIFAPTDTPYRFALTLGQAPVTFSVLTPHEQCQADATITGSLQDLIAMMEGQADGDTLFFSRAIQVVGDTSVIVGLRNTLDREEIDLMAEILSLFGPFAKSAGFFLSLADTLGSRLYERMKRVHETSVS; the protein is encoded by the coding sequence ATGAAAAAACGATCCTTTCCTTTGCCATTGGCGAAAATGGCGCTTATGGCCGCGCCGCCGCTTCTCGTCGCGCGAACGACTGAAATCGTCGTGCAGCGTATCCGCAGGCGCCACCCCAAGCTGTTCGCTAACCTCGCGCGGTTGAGCGAAGCTGTTGTGATCTTTGCGCCGACGGACACGCCTTATCGTTTTGCCCTGACGCTGGGGCAAGCGCCTGTGACCTTTTCTGTCCTTACCCCTCACGAACAGTGCCAAGCCGATGCCACGATCACAGGCTCGCTTCAGGACTTGATCGCGATGATGGAGGGGCAGGCGGATGGCGACACGCTCTTTTTCTCCCGCGCTATACAGGTTGTGGGGGATACGTCTGTAATCGTTGGCCTTCGCAATACGTTAGACCGCGAGGAAATCGATCTTATGGCCGAAATCCTGTCGCTTTTTGGGCCTTTCGCGAAATCGGCTGGCTTTTTCTTATCGTTGGCGGATACGCTGGGATCGCGCCTTTATGAACGAATGAAGAGGGTTCATGAAACCTCCGTATCTTGA
- a CDS encoding CCA tRNA nucleotidyltransferase, producing MNDNALFLSPDKNPWVRDEGLLPIQKAIRAAGGEIRVVGGAVRDAFMGQATQDIDAATTLPPESVIKALTAAGIKVVPTGLAHGTITAIIDHKGYEITTLRRDLQTDGRHATVAYTDDWQEDAARRDFTFNALYLKETGEIVDYFNGREDLAARLVRFIGDPAQRIDEDSLRILRAFRFLAQLSTPEQPAQLDDKALEACQLKASHLTTLSGERLWKEMAALLRTEAPILALQIMIKAGVMGYILPEGKNTSKLDNLIELEKSVSISANAITRLAALLDHGAAASVAKRFRLSNIERDGLLALESLAPALLAPLSAFDLRQKLYENGKEVVQAALLLAAAGGEPHDLPVLWAQVQSWKKPAFPLRGEDLLKQGHAAGPRLGQALKKTEAWWCGQDFAPDHQACLQKAIEFLQGDSLKD from the coding sequence ATAAGAACCCTTGGGTGAGGGACGAGGGCTTATTACCTATCCAAAAGGCTATCAGGGCGGCGGGCGGCGAGATTCGGGTCGTTGGCGGCGCAGTGCGTGATGCTTTTATGGGACAAGCCACCCAAGACATTGATGCCGCAACAACCTTACCGCCAGAGTCTGTGATCAAAGCGCTGACAGCGGCGGGGATCAAAGTCGTACCAACGGGGCTTGCCCATGGAACAATCACGGCCATCATCGATCATAAAGGGTACGAAATCACGACATTAAGACGTGATCTGCAAACAGACGGGCGGCACGCGACAGTGGCCTATACCGACGATTGGCAGGAGGATGCGGCGCGGCGCGATTTCACCTTTAACGCGCTTTATTTAAAAGAAACGGGCGAAATCGTCGATTATTTCAACGGGCGCGAGGACTTGGCGGCACGTCTTGTGCGCTTTATCGGTGATCCGGCCCAAAGGATTGATGAGGATTCCTTGCGCATTCTGCGTGCTTTCCGGTTTCTCGCGCAGCTTTCTACGCCAGAGCAGCCGGCGCAACTGGATGATAAGGCGCTGGAGGCCTGCCAGCTGAAGGCCAGTCATTTGACCACCCTATCGGGTGAGCGCCTTTGGAAGGAAATGGCGGCCTTATTGCGCACGGAAGCCCCCATTTTAGCGCTGCAAATCATGATAAAAGCGGGCGTTATGGGTTATATCCTGCCAGAGGGGAAAAACACGTCAAAACTGGATAATCTGATAGAGTTGGAAAAATCCGTTTCCATATCGGCTAATGCGATCACGCGGCTGGCGGCTCTGTTGGATCATGGCGCGGCGGCTTCTGTGGCCAAGCGCTTCCGCCTTTCCAACATCGAGCGAGATGGATTGTTGGCACTGGAATCTCTCGCGCCGGCTTTGCTCGCACCTCTATCCGCTTTTGACCTCCGCCAAAAGCTTTATGAGAACGGAAAGGAAGTTGTTCAAGCCGCGTTACTTCTTGCCGCAGCGGGGGGAGAGCCGCACGATCTGCCTGTCCTATGGGCGCAAGTCCAGTCGTGGAAAAAGCCAGCCTTTCCTTTGCGCGGTGAGGATTTACTGAAACAGGGTCATGCCGCTGGCCCGCGCCTAGGGCAAGCCTTAAAGAAGACAGAAGCATGGTGGTGCGGGCAAGATTTCGCCCCCGATCATCAGGCCTGCTTACAAAAAGCGATAGAGTTTCTGCAAGGGGATTCCCTTAAAGACTAA